The following coding sequences lie in one Moritella sp. F3 genomic window:
- the nrfC gene encoding cytochrome c nitrite reductase Fe-S protein, with the protein MACSRRNLLLGAGAVIFTTGVSKVAFGQKSLVATQDDGDKRYGMVFDETACIGCTACTDACRETNNVPEGVSRLKIERSAPMGEYPDVDYTFTRVSCQHCDNAPCVTVCPTGASYVDLKTGIVDVHGDKCVGCGYCLAACPYKVRFFHPETKSADKCNFCRDTNLKAGKLPACVESCPTKALTFGDLNDPTSEINKVIASNAVYRSKVELGTEPKLYKVADTKGEIKR; encoded by the coding sequence TGGCGCGGTAATTTTTACTACCGGTGTTTCTAAAGTTGCCTTTGGTCAAAAGTCATTAGTAGCAACACAAGATGACGGTGATAAACGCTACGGTATGGTTTTTGACGAAACAGCGTGTATTGGTTGTACTGCATGTACAGATGCATGCCGTGAAACCAATAACGTACCAGAAGGTGTTTCTCGCTTAAAAATAGAACGTAGCGCACCGATGGGCGAATACCCTGACGTTGATTACACATTTACACGCGTTTCTTGTCAGCATTGTGATAACGCCCCTTGTGTTACGGTTTGTCCGACGGGTGCATCGTATGTTGATCTTAAAACCGGCATTGTTGATGTGCATGGTGACAAGTGTGTCGGTTGTGGCTACTGCCTCGCAGCTTGTCCGTATAAAGTGCGCTTCTTCCACCCAGAAACAAAATCTGCAGATAAGTGTAACTTCTGTCGTGATACCAATTTGAAAGCCGGTAAATTACCTGCTTGTGTCGAATCATGTCCGACGAAAGCGCTGACCTTTGGTGATCTTAACGACCCGACGAGTGAGATAAACAAAGTGATTGCTAGCAATGCTGTTTATCGCTCGAAAGTAGAGTTAGGGACCGAACCAAAACTGTATAAAGTGGCGGATACAAAAGGGGAGATAAAACGATGA
- the nrfD gene encoding cytochrome c nitrite reductase subunit NrfD, translated as MNTFVSAFTFDSLVWDWIIAIYLFLTGMSAGMVLISIHLKRKVIEGKASANGIIKATAILAPLGIISGLTILIFHLTKPLAFWKILVYFNPTSVMSMGVILFQVYMIILFTWIAVMFKDELATLLQKLFKGRLAFVNPIVDKIAKFENALELFLALLAVMLAAYTGFLLSALKTYPMLNNPVLPVLFIFSSVSSGAAACLMVGIIGFKESFHSKSVRWIHSIERPVVVFELFVLLTFFTGLIFGGGQNEVAAMAAIGGGFWATWFWYGVVGAGMLVPLALNFFVPTQAQHNKAFVLVVTSLSLVGVLMLRTFILYAGQMTVV; from the coding sequence ATGAATACATTTGTAAGTGCGTTTACGTTTGATTCATTGGTATGGGACTGGATCATTGCGATATACCTGTTTTTAACTGGGATGTCAGCGGGCATGGTACTCATTTCTATTCATTTGAAGCGTAAGGTGATTGAAGGTAAAGCGTCTGCTAACGGTATTATCAAAGCAACGGCAATTTTAGCGCCCTTGGGGATCATATCAGGCTTAACGATTTTGATTTTTCACTTAACCAAGCCTTTAGCATTTTGGAAGATCCTCGTTTACTTTAACCCAACCTCAGTGATGTCGATGGGTGTGATCTTGTTCCAGGTTTATATGATTATTTTATTTACTTGGATTGCAGTGATGTTTAAAGACGAGTTAGCGACATTGCTACAGAAGCTTTTTAAAGGTCGTTTGGCTTTTGTTAACCCGATTGTAGACAAAATCGCTAAATTTGAGAATGCGTTAGAGTTATTTTTAGCTCTGCTTGCTGTGATGCTCGCCGCTTATACAGGCTTTTTATTATCGGCGTTGAAAACATACCCAATGTTAAATAACCCTGTGTTACCTGTGTTGTTTATCTTCTCGAGTGTGTCTTCGGGTGCTGCTGCCTGCTTGATGGTGGGTATTATTGGCTTTAAGGAGTCATTCCACAGTAAAAGTGTGCGATGGATCCACAGTATCGAGCGTCCTGTTGTGGTATTCGAACTGTTTGTACTGCTGACATTTTTTACTGGCCTTATCTTTGGTGGCGGTCAGAACGAAGTGGCTGCGATGGCGGCTATTGGCGGTGGGTTCTGGGCAACCTGGTTCTGGTACGGTGTTGTTGGCGCGGGTATGTTAGTGCCACTGGCGCTTAACTTTTTTGTACCAACTCAAGCTCAACATAATAAAGCCTTTGTATTAGTGGTTACTTCTTTGAGCCTTGTTGGGGTGTTAATGCTGCGAACATTTATCTTGTACGCAGGCCAGATGACCGTCGTTTAA